Sequence from the Agrococcus sp. SL85 genome:
AGGGCGCCCGCCTCCCTGGACTGGAGGTTCTCGGATGGTGACCCGCATCCCCCTCATCGCCGGCAACTGGAAGCTCAACCAGGACCACCTGCAGGCCATCGCGCTCGTGCAGAAGCTCGCCTGGACGCTGCAGGACGCCAAGCACGACCACGCGGCGACGGAGGTGGCGGTGTTCCCGCCGTTCACCGACCTGCGCAGCGTGCAGACGCTCATCTCCGCCGAGCGGTTCGAGCTGCGCTTCGGCGCGCAGGACGTCTCGCAGCACGAGTCGGGCGCGCACACGGGCGAGGTCGCGGCCTCGATGCTCGCGAAGCTCGAGTGCTCGTACGTGATCGTCGGCCACTCGGAGCGCCGCCAGGACCACGGCGAGACCGATCCGATCGTGGGGCGGAAGGCCGCTGCGGCCCTCCGCGCCGGCGTCGTGCCCGTGATCTGCGTGGGCGAGACCGCCGAGGACCTCGAGACCCACGGCGCCTCCGCGGTGCCCGTGCAGCAGCTGCGCGACGTGCTGGCCGAGCTGCCGGAGTCCGGCGAGATCGTCGTCGCCTACGAGCCCGTGTGG
This genomic interval carries:
- the tpiA gene encoding triose-phosphate isomerase, giving the protein MVTRIPLIAGNWKLNQDHLQAIALVQKLAWTLQDAKHDHAATEVAVFPPFTDLRSVQTLISAERFELRFGAQDVSQHESGAHTGEVAASMLAKLECSYVIVGHSERRQDHGETDPIVGRKAAAALRAGVVPVICVGETAEDLETHGASAVPVQQLRDVLAELPESGEIVVAYEPVWAIGSGQAATADQAQQVCQALRATIAEVRGDEAAAATRILYGGSVKSGNIAGFMREPDVDGALVGGASLDAAEFAAIARFRSHVGT